The following proteins are encoded in a genomic region of Camarhynchus parvulus chromosome 4A, STF_HiC, whole genome shotgun sequence:
- the FHL1 gene encoding four and a half LIM domains protein 1 isoform X2, whose product MAFHRHTGPGSYTVGTMSERFDCHYCRDPLQGKKYVQKEGRHCCVKCFDKFCANTCIECKKPIGADSKELHFKNRYWHDSCFRCFKCYTSLVNEPFMLRENNKVWCSNCTAAEDAPRCKGCFKAIIAGDQNVEYKKMVWHKDCFTCSQCKQVIGSGSFFPKGDDFYCVSCHEHKFAKTCAKCKNPITSGGLTYQEQPWHSECFICSNCKKQLGGKRFTAVEDQFYCVECYKECVAKKCAGCKNPITGFGRGTSVVNYEDESWHDYCFKCTKCARGLANKRFVCHNGKIYCAECPKRL is encoded by the exons ATGGCTTTCCACAGGCACACAG GGCCTGGCAGCTACACCGTGGGCACCATGTCTGAGCGCTTCGACTGCCACTACTGCCGGGACCCCCTGCAGGGCAAGAAGTATGTGCAGAAGGAGGGGCGGCACTGCTGCGTCAAGTGCTTCGACAAGTTTTGTGCCAACACCTGCATCGAGTGCAAGAAACCCATTGGGGCCGACTCCAAG GAGCTGCATTTCAAGAACCGCTACTGGCACGACAGCTGCTTCCGCTGCTTCAAGTGCTACACGTCCCTGGTCAACGAGCCCTTCATGCTGAGGGAGAACAACAAGGTCTGGTGCAGCaactgcactgctgctgaggaTGCACCCAGGTGTAAGGGCTGCTTTAAGGCCATTATTGCAG GAGACCAAAACGTTGAGTACAAGAAGATGGTCTGGCACAAGGACTGCTTCACCTGCAGCCAGTGCAAGCAAGTGATTGGATCTGGGAGCTTCTTCCCCAAGGGTGATGACTTCTACTGTGTCTCCTGCCACGAGCACAAGTTTGCCAAGACCTGTGCTAAGTGCAAGAAT CCCATCACTTCTGGAGGCCTCACTTACCAGGAACAGCCTTGGCATTCCGAGTGTTTCATTTGCTCCAACTGCAAGAAGCAACTGGGAGGGAAGCGCTTCACAGCTGTGGAGGATCAGTTTTACTGTGTTGAGTGCTACAAGGAGTGTGTTGCCAAGAAGTGTGCTGGATGCAAGAATCCTATTACAG GATTTGGAAGAGGAACCAGTGTGGTTAACTATGAAGATGAGTCCTGGCACGATTACTGTTTCAAATGCACAAAGTGTGCCCGTGGGCTGGCCAACAAGCGCTTTGTTTGCCATAATGGAAAAATTTATTGTGCTGAGTGTCCCAAACGACTGTAA
- the FHL1 gene encoding four and a half LIM domains protein 1 isoform X1, with protein sequence MAFHRHTGPGSYTVGTMSERFDCHYCRDPLQGKKYVQKEGRHCCVKCFDKFCANTCIECKKPIGADSKELHFKNRYWHDSCFRCFKCYTSLVNEPFMLRENNKVWCSNCTAAEDAPRCKGCFKAIIAGDQNVEYKKMVWHKDCFTCSQCKQVIGSGSFFPKGDDFYCVSCHEHKFAKTCAKCKNPITSGGLTYQEQPWHSECFICSNCKKQLGGKRFTAVEDQFYCVECYKECVAKKCAGCKNPITAGFGRGTSVVNYEDESWHDYCFKCTKCARGLANKRFVCHNGKIYCAECPKRL encoded by the exons ATGGCTTTCCACAGGCACACAG GGCCTGGCAGCTACACCGTGGGCACCATGTCTGAGCGCTTCGACTGCCACTACTGCCGGGACCCCCTGCAGGGCAAGAAGTATGTGCAGAAGGAGGGGCGGCACTGCTGCGTCAAGTGCTTCGACAAGTTTTGTGCCAACACCTGCATCGAGTGCAAGAAACCCATTGGGGCCGACTCCAAG GAGCTGCATTTCAAGAACCGCTACTGGCACGACAGCTGCTTCCGCTGCTTCAAGTGCTACACGTCCCTGGTCAACGAGCCCTTCATGCTGAGGGAGAACAACAAGGTCTGGTGCAGCaactgcactgctgctgaggaTGCACCCAGGTGTAAGGGCTGCTTTAAGGCCATTATTGCAG GAGACCAAAACGTTGAGTACAAGAAGATGGTCTGGCACAAGGACTGCTTCACCTGCAGCCAGTGCAAGCAAGTGATTGGATCTGGGAGCTTCTTCCCCAAGGGTGATGACTTCTACTGTGTCTCCTGCCACGAGCACAAGTTTGCCAAGACCTGTGCTAAGTGCAAGAAT CCCATCACTTCTGGAGGCCTCACTTACCAGGAACAGCCTTGGCATTCCGAGTGTTTCATTTGCTCCAACTGCAAGAAGCAACTGGGAGGGAAGCGCTTCACAGCTGTGGAGGATCAGTTTTACTGTGTTGAGTGCTACAAGGAGTGTGTTGCCAAGAAGTGTGCTGGATGCAAGAATCCTATTACAG CAGGATTTGGAAGAGGAACCAGTGTGGTTAACTATGAAGATGAGTCCTGGCACGATTACTGTTTCAAATGCACAAAGTGTGCCCGTGGGCTGGCCAACAAGCGCTTTGTTTGCCATAATGGAAAAATTTATTGTGCTGAGTGTCCCAAACGACTGTAA
- the FHL1 gene encoding four and a half LIM domains protein 1 isoform X3: protein MSERFDCHYCRDPLQGKKYVQKEGRHCCVKCFDKFCANTCIECKKPIGADSKELHFKNRYWHDSCFRCFKCYTSLVNEPFMLRENNKVWCSNCTAAEDAPRCKGCFKAIIAGDQNVEYKKMVWHKDCFTCSQCKQVIGSGSFFPKGDDFYCVSCHEHKFAKTCAKCKNPITSGGLTYQEQPWHSECFICSNCKKQLGGKRFTAVEDQFYCVECYKECVAKKCAGCKNPITAGFGRGTSVVNYEDESWHDYCFKCTKCARGLANKRFVCHNGKIYCAECPKRL, encoded by the exons ATGTCTGAGCGCTTCGACTGCCACTACTGCCGGGACCCCCTGCAGGGCAAGAAGTATGTGCAGAAGGAGGGGCGGCACTGCTGCGTCAAGTGCTTCGACAAGTTTTGTGCCAACACCTGCATCGAGTGCAAGAAACCCATTGGGGCCGACTCCAAG GAGCTGCATTTCAAGAACCGCTACTGGCACGACAGCTGCTTCCGCTGCTTCAAGTGCTACACGTCCCTGGTCAACGAGCCCTTCATGCTGAGGGAGAACAACAAGGTCTGGTGCAGCaactgcactgctgctgaggaTGCACCCAGGTGTAAGGGCTGCTTTAAGGCCATTATTGCAG GAGACCAAAACGTTGAGTACAAGAAGATGGTCTGGCACAAGGACTGCTTCACCTGCAGCCAGTGCAAGCAAGTGATTGGATCTGGGAGCTTCTTCCCCAAGGGTGATGACTTCTACTGTGTCTCCTGCCACGAGCACAAGTTTGCCAAGACCTGTGCTAAGTGCAAGAAT CCCATCACTTCTGGAGGCCTCACTTACCAGGAACAGCCTTGGCATTCCGAGTGTTTCATTTGCTCCAACTGCAAGAAGCAACTGGGAGGGAAGCGCTTCACAGCTGTGGAGGATCAGTTTTACTGTGTTGAGTGCTACAAGGAGTGTGTTGCCAAGAAGTGTGCTGGATGCAAGAATCCTATTACAG CAGGATTTGGAAGAGGAACCAGTGTGGTTAACTATGAAGATGAGTCCTGGCACGATTACTGTTTCAAATGCACAAAGTGTGCCCGTGGGCTGGCCAACAAGCGCTTTGTTTGCCATAATGGAAAAATTTATTGTGCTGAGTGTCCCAAACGACTGTAA